Genomic segment of Streptosporangium sp. NBC_01755:
GGTGGTCGAGGTATTCGCCGGTGACCCCCTCGACCCGTCGCCAGCCGACCAGGGCCTCCAGGAGCCGCTCCGGCCTGCCCCGGACCGCCTCCAGGGGTTTCGCGAAGAAGGTCTGTAACGTCTGCTTACCGCTGGGAGCGGTGAACAGTGTGATGGCGCAGCGTTCCTGTTTGTCCAAGGCCAGGTCAGTGACCAGGGACGGCAACCAGGTCTCCGCTGCCTCGGGGTGATTCGTCGCCAGCTGGTGGAACTCCTCGCGGGAGCGACGCAGTGGGTCCTTTCCCACCCCCGACGGCGGAGGAAAACCGGCTCCGCCGTCGGGGAGGATGGCGGACTCGGGGATCGACTCGATGACGCCGCGCAGGGCCTCCGCTATCTCCTCGGCCGTCTCGCACGGGCTGTGCAGGATCGCGCAGGCGGTGGAGTCGGAGAAGGAGAGCGCCGTCGGCATGCGGCAGACGTCGGCGCAGACGCGGAGCAAGCCGAGGGCGGCGAGGAAACCGAGGGGGGTCCGTCCATCAAGGGCCGGTAGTTCGATACTGAAGGTGGTCATGTGCGCTCCTCGTTTTGGGTTGAGCGCGAGACGTCGGAGAACCGGACCATTGGCTCAGTGCTGAGAGCTGTCATGTGCGCTCCTCGCTCCGGGCCGAGCACCAGATGTCGGCGAGCCGGACGACGGCTTCCAGGCGGGCGAGTCCCCAGCGGCCGTAGCATCGGTTGAGTCGTTCGAACCGGGCGGGTGATGCCCAGTCGACCGATTGGGAGGTGTCGACCTCGATCGGCTGACCGTTCCGCTCGATTTTGGTGGTCGGGTCGGGGTCGATGACTGGGGGGAGTAGCGGGCGGCTCCGTCCATGGTGGCTGGCGATGAGGTGCAGGACCAGGTCGTGGTCAACGTCGGGCACCTCGGTCAGGAGGACCGTCGCGATTTGGGTGGAGAGCGCCTCGTGCCGCATGTCCGCCGGGTAGGACGCTCGGCGGCGGGCCTGCCGGAAGGCGGCGCGGTCGCCGGGGTTCATGCCCGACTTGGCGAGCGGCTCGTCGTTGGCCGCAGCCGCCCAGCGGTCGCCGCCGCACAACATGACCTGGAAGCGCGGGTCGCGTTTGCCCTCGTCGTGCCAGAGGGCGGCCAGTCCGACGGCCCGGATCGTCTCCGGCTCCATGCCTAGGTTGCGGGCGAACTCCTCGGCCTTCTCCGCCACCTCCCGCTGGTGGACGGCCAGGGAGAGCTTCCCGGTGGAGACGGAGGAGCCCGCAGCGGTGCTGTCCTCGCGGAAGGCGGCGGTGCCGGAGGAGAGCAGCAGGGTGCCGGTGTCGAGGTGCTCGATCAGCCGGGCACGGGAACCGCCGGTGAGCCGTCTGAGCACCGCCAGATGCGGCAGCTCGTCGCGGCCCGGTACGGGGTCGCCCAGCGCGGAGCGGAGCGACCTGACCTGCCCCAGAGAGGGATTATCACGGTAGTCGGCGTTCAGGCGCTCGACCCAGGCCGCGACCTCGGAGACGAGGTCGGGGGCGTAGGTCTCCAGGGCGCGGACCAGGGTCGGGCCGACGCGGATCGTCGCCCCTCTCCGGACGGCGGATTGCGCGAGGTCGGCGATGTCGATGGTGGGCTCGCGGCTGCCGGGGTGCCAGCCGTAGCGGTCGCAGCCTCCGTGGGAGGCGGGAACGACGATGGTGTCGGAAGGATGGATCCGGTCGGCCGCGATCACCTCGGAGTTGTCCCGTGAGCGGTAGCGGAGCACGGTCCTGCCGCCGGGCGGTACGGGGATGTCTGGGAGGTGCTCGGCCTCCAGATCGCTGATGTCGTCGCCGCCTGCCTCGCCGTTGAGCCAGCGTTGGACGGCGCGAAGGGGCAGTTCGATGCTCTCGGTGGAGGTCGGTGGCATCAGGCCGACGAGGTCGGGCCACAGCGTGTCGTCGTCGGGGAGGTCGCGCCAGAGGACCGTCACCTGTGGCGTTCCCCGGTTGAGGCCGTGCAGGTAGGGAGGCAGGGGGATGTCGTTCAGCGGGATCGGTGAGGTGCGTGTCCAGACGTCCAGGTGGGCTCGGCTCAGGGAGGGAACGTAGGGGCGGGGTTCGCGGAGTGTGGCCCACTGGCCGGGGGGCAGGGCGCGGACCAGTGTGCGCAGCGCCGAGGGGGAGGCGTCCATGCCCGGCTCCGCCGGGAGCCGAACCTTCGGCGAGTGGGGGAGCGGAGGGATGCGTTCGCGCAGCCAGGCCCAGGTCGCCGGGCGTGCCGTGTCGTAGACGCCGTCCGAGTCCGCCGAGCCGTGCAGCACGACCGCCGGGGCCACGGTCCGCTGGTCGCCGAGGCGGTTCAGCCGGCCGAGGCGCTGGATGAGCGCGGGTAGCGAGGCGGACTCGGTCACCAGCGCGTCCAGGTCGATGTTCGCGCCGACCTCGATTGTCTGGGTCGCCACCACGAACATCGGCTCGGCGGACGTGCGATCCCGGCCCGCCCTGATCCGCTCGTAGTGTTCGGCCAGCAGGTAGTCGCGGTCTGTCGGGCGGATCTTGCCGGTCAACAGCACGCAGCGGCTCGCGGAGTCAGTGCGGAGAAGCTCGAACACGGCCCGTGCCCGCGCCACAGTGTTGACGACGACCCCGACGACCGGATGCTCTCGCTGGAGCTCCCGCGCCCAGTGGGCGAGGGCGCCAGACATCGCCTTCGCCGTGTTGGCCTTGGTGGTCGGTACGTCCACCAGGTGGAGCTCTTTGGCCGCCCTCAGCCTCCTGGACGCCTCACGGTGGTTCTCGTCCACGTCGGTGATGCGGTGCACGTCGGCGGTGCCGGACTCAGGGCTGGCGGACATGCTCACCACGGTCGGACGGATCGGGGCCGGTGTCTCGTCGCAGGCCGTGGCCCTGCGCACACTGGCCAGGAACGCCTCGGAGAGGTGGGCCTCGTCCACCACGATCAGGCTGTCGGTACCCGCCAGGGCCGCGTCGATCGGGCGCAGGTGCTTTCCGACGCCGTAGCCGCGGAAGAAGAACCGGCTGCCCACCTGGTCGACGGTTCCGACGACGATGGCGTGCCGGTCAGGCCGCTCGATCCATCGCCATGACCAGTTGACCCCGCCGCGCATCCGGGTGACCTCCACCGGTCTGTCGGCGGTGTCGCCGTCCACCCGGAGGGCGGTGGCGACCTCGGCCGCGCGGCTGTCGTCTTCGGGGGTGCGTAGGGCTTCGGCGATCTTCTCGGCGTGCCGGTACGCCTCGTCGACGATCAGCCGGCGGTCGACCACGAGGAAGATCCGCCTGGCGACTCCGGCTCGCGCCTCAGCCCTGCCGAGGGCCGCCGCGAAGACGGCGACGTCGATCACGGAGGTCTTCCCCAGGCCGGTGGGGACGTCGATCAGCTCTGGCCACCCTTCCTGGACCACCCGGTCGAGCAGCGCGGTCTGCCAAGGGAAGGGCTCGTACCCGTGAACCTCTTGGTAGAAGGCGGGAAAGTCCGTGACGGTGAGCTCACTCATGCTGAGCCCTCCTTGGGGAGGAAAAGTCCGAGGTGGCGCATGGAGCCTGCGATCTCCGGTTTCGCGACCGGCCGGTTGGTGAGGTCGCTCATCCAGAGCCCTCCTCGGGGACAAAGAGGCCGAGTCCGAGGTAGCGCATGGAACCTGCGATCACCGGCCCCACGACCGGCCGGTCGAAGGTGACCCGGGCGTGCACGATGGGTTTCTTCGGCCGGTTGGGTGGGAGAGAGCCGGGGCGAGGCCGCCAGATCGCGCCGCCGGTCAGCGGGGCCGTCGAGATCTCGACCTCGGTGACATCGGGGAAACCGGCCCGGCGCAGCGACTTGGCGACCATCTGCTCGTACGAGCGGCCGGGGCGGGCGAAGCTGTCGGTCATCATCGGGGTGGCCGTGACCCAGGTGCGGGTCCCCGCCTGGCGGCCGGTCCATCGGCCGCGACGCAGGGTGCGCAGGTTCTGGCCCTGGCTGAGCCGTACCGGTTCGCCGGACCAGGGAGTGAGTCTGGTCAGCGGATCGGCCATGACGGCCTTGGCCAGTTGGGTCCAGTCCTCGGCGGGCATGTGGCGGGGCAGCGCCAGTGCCACTCCCAGCAGGTGGCCGTCGGAGTGCTGTTGGTCGACGTCGGGAAGCGCGAGGAAGGCGACGTGCGTCCTGTCGTCCGCCCCGTGCCCGCTCACCTGGGCGGGAACCGGGTCGGTGACCCGGGAGATGACGGCTTTGCGCAGGGCGAGCGTGAGCCGGGCGACCTGGTCGCCGTTGATGCGGGCGCTGGGTCGTTCGAATCCCCAGATGATGAGGTCGTCCCATGGGGACAGGTGTGTCGGGACAGGTTCCGGCGTCGCCACGACCGGTGAGTACGGCAGCGCCCGCGCGGCCTCCCACGCCCTCCCGCCACGGTC
This window contains:
- the cas3g gene encoding type I-G CRISPR-associated helicase/endonuclease Cas3g; its protein translation is MSELTVTDFPAFYQEVHGYEPFPWQTALLDRVVQEGWPELIDVPTGLGKTSVIDVAVFAAALGRAEARAGVARRIFLVVDRRLIVDEAYRHAEKIAEALRTPEDDSRAAEVATALRVDGDTADRPVEVTRMRGGVNWSWRWIERPDRHAIVVGTVDQVGSRFFFRGYGVGKHLRPIDAALAGTDSLIVVDEAHLSEAFLASVRRATACDETPAPIRPTVVSMSASPESGTADVHRITDVDENHREASRRLRAAKELHLVDVPTTKANTAKAMSGALAHWARELQREHPVVGVVVNTVARARAVFELLRTDSASRCVLLTGKIRPTDRDYLLAEHYERIRAGRDRTSAEPMFVVATQTIEVGANIDLDALVTESASLPALIQRLGRLNRLGDQRTVAPAVVLHGSADSDGVYDTARPATWAWLRERIPPLPHSPKVRLPAEPGMDASPSALRTLVRALPPGQWATLREPRPYVPSLSRAHLDVWTRTSPIPLNDIPLPPYLHGLNRGTPQVTVLWRDLPDDDTLWPDLVGLMPPTSTESIELPLRAVQRWLNGEAGGDDISDLEAEHLPDIPVPPGGRTVLRYRSRDNSEVIAADRIHPSDTIVVPASHGGCDRYGWHPGSREPTIDIADLAQSAVRRGATIRVGPTLVRALETYAPDLVSEVAAWVERLNADYRDNPSLGQVRSLRSALGDPVPGRDELPHLAVLRRLTGGSRARLIEHLDTGTLLLSSGTAAFREDSTAAGSSVSTGKLSLAVHQREVAEKAEEFARNLGMEPETIRAVGLAALWHDEGKRDPRFQVMLCGGDRWAAAANDEPLAKSGMNPGDRAAFRQARRRASYPADMRHEALSTQIATVLLTEVPDVDHDLVLHLIASHHGRSRPLLPPVIDPDPTTKIERNGQPIEVDTSQSVDWASPARFERLNRCYGRWGLARLEAVVRLADIWCSARSEERT
- the csb2 gene encoding type I-G CRISPR-associated protein Csb2 produces the protein MALTLTVRLRHGRYDAGDTQPSRAEWPPHPARLFCALAASAVEAGDWHALRWLERAGAPVVRAAMHNVRPGRTDSYVVTNQREQKPGSQSWPGRTNGARSRAFVTPACDRFAVIWPGADPDPGVLATLSALARRVPYVGRSTSQAEVSVTGSLPEDEPAWSELAPVTLGTPGAIELRVPYAGYTDALQNAYDRGGRAWEAARALPYSPVVATPEPVPTHLSPWDDLIIWGFERPSARINGDQVARLTLALRKAVISRVTDPVPAQVSGHGADDRTHVAFLALPDVDQQHSDGHLLGVALALPRHMPAEDWTQLAKAVMADPLTRLTPWSGEPVRLSQGQNLRTLRRGRWTGRQAGTRTWVTATPMMTDSFARPGRSYEQMVAKSLRRAGFPDVTEVEISTAPLTGGAIWRPRPGSLPPNRPKKPIVHARVTFDRPVVGPVIAGSMRYLGLGLFVPEEGSG
- a CDS encoding type I-G CRISPR-associated protein, Cas3-extension family codes for the protein MTTFSIELPALDGRTPLGFLAALGLLRVCADVCRMPTALSFSDSTACAILHSPCETAEEIAEALRGVIESIPESAILPDGGAGFPPPSGVGKDPLRRSREEFHQLATNHPEAAETWLPSLVTDLALDKQERCAITLFTAPSGKQTLQTFFAKPLEAVRGRPERLLEALVGWRRVEGVTGEYLDHRVLRSNSDDPEGRAGRESGVPGATWLATMALPLLRITGDGQRVRTTLWHRRRSGPVMLWPLWRPALNTLAVRCLLEHPVFAPVDHVPTVSSTHWPALGVINVYGAERQRIPGRTFDGVLSPLPVKLL